From the genome of Candidatus Defluviilinea proxima:
TTATTTTTAACGGATATGGTGATTAGCAAAACACCTGCTACTGAAAAAGCACATGGGCAGAAAAAAAATAATATGAGTGGGCTTAATCGCTCTAATTCATTCATGAAATATATACTCTTACAGCTAGCCACCCAACAGTTTGCGTTACCCGCGTGTGGGCGGGATGAGAGAACGCCACTTTGCTGGAAACAACTCCAAGTCACGCAAACCGCCTGAAAACGCGGCGACTCCACCCGTCGGGTGCGCGCTGTGTTAGGCGGTGCATTTAATCAATTACTTTTCCTGTTCGCAGATTAAATTGCTTTTGAATAGCTATGATGATCCTGTCTTCATTTGGGTCATCCATATAATCACACAAATCAATGGCTTGTCTTAATGTTAATCCCTCCGGTATCGCAATGTAACCAAACCGCTCTTCACGTCTAATAATTCCCTTTTCCACTTCTGATAAGTCAAGATATTGGATTTTATAAGAACTATCGTCCCCCCAAATGCAGCCAGCAATAAAACCAAAAGGATAATATAAGAGTGGGGAGATTGGCGTTGCTCGAGAATATTCACCTTCCGATGGTAATAGATCATCCTCACTTGGTTCGTTTAGCCTCTGCCGCGTAATATGTTTGGCGCCATCTTGACTTGTCCATTCAAACTCTTGTTCGATATAAGATGGTACATAATAATCAACTGGGCAAAAACCCCATGAACTTGGTTCTTCTCCACCGATATCTTTTCCTGAAGGAAGTTCCATAACTCTAGTGGCGGTGTAATGTGGCGAATAGAGCGCAAGGTCCTTATTTGCTTTCTTGCAATGGTAAAAGGTATTGAATAGAGTTGAATAATTCCTAATATATTCACAAACCTGCTCCTCCCGCTCTCCTTCAACTCTGAAAACACCTACTTTGATGCTGTTCATTACGCCAGGACCGTTATCAATTTTTTCAATTACTTTCGCTTTGTACTTGGACATAGAGCCTCTTTTGTTTTGCTCTTGCACCGCCTAACTATGATTTAAGCAAAATGATTCCTTAATGAATTCCCCTGAGGGATGTTATACAGACTGAGTCTGTATAACACCTTACTGAAACGTGATCTCTTCCACTTTCCAGCTCTCCTCGCCGATCACCTTCTTCAGGCGTGTGAGCAGTTCGGGGCAGATGCGCGTTGTATCGTTGGGGAAATCGATCAAGTGCCTGCCGCCATTTTCGAAAATCTGAAAGCTGAATCGGTCGCGCCCGTGGAACGAGATGAGCGTACCGAAGATGGTCTTGATGCGGCGGCGGTCCTCGTCCTTGTTGCCTGAGGATCGCAAATTGACCGTGATCTGCTTCGGCGGATGGTCTTTGTCCTCTTCCTTCGCCAGCGGAACATAAATGGATTTGATGGATGTAACCACCGCTTCATGCGTAGCTTCATCCTGTTCCATGTCAACATCGGGAGTCACCACTGGAGCCGTTGCCAACTGAACGCGCGGCGGAGTGATGGGTTCCGTTTTCTTGAATTTCGGTTCCGGCTTCGATGCCACCACAGCATCCTCAAATGATGGTTGCCATTGTGTGTCCCAGTCATCGGGGAAGTTATCCGGCGGAGGCGGCATGCCATCTACATCTAAATCAGCCACATAGGTTTCCACAGGCTTTTCAGCGATCTGACGAACGGGCGGCGGGACGCTCGGCTTGGTAGGAATATTCTTCGTCAACGGTCCATTTTGCTTGGGCTGTTGTTGAATGATCTGCTTGACCGGGTCCGCTTTGGGTTGAGGCTGAGCAGAACTCGATTTCGGTTGCGTCGATTGGATCTTGATGTCTTTGACGTGGCTATCAGGCTTGGGCTGAGATAAGGCTTCCAACGCTGAATCAGATATCGGCTTGGATTGAGGCGCAACTTCCACAAGAGGTTCGAGGATCTTGATCTCGGTCCGCACGGTGTCCACCAAAATTTTTGGCGGTGTGCTGTTCGCATCCACTTTGCCTTCAACGATCACGATCTGGCCAACCGTAAGCAGTTCACGAGTCTTCTCCCACGTGCGCGGGAAGAGGACGAGATCGAAGTTGCCTTGAATATCTTCAAGCGTGACAAAGCCCATCGCTTTATTGGTTTTGGTCGTATACGGGCGGACGCTGGTGACGAGACCCGCAACACGCACCTTTTCTTCGTGCGAGGCTTCGTTGAGCTGGCCCGAGAAATAACTGACGATCTGCCTGAATGTTTCTTGATACGGCGTGAGCGGATGATCGGAGATGTACAGGCCGATGAGTTCGCGCTCCCAACCGAGCATCTCGCGCTTATCCACATTGTTGACTTCAGGAAGGATGATCTCTTCGGTCACGCCAGTGGATTCGCCAAAGAGGGACATCTGCCCCGCCTCGGCGGCGCGGAAATGATTGTTGCTGATGGAGACAATGCGATCCAACGAGGCAAGCAGTGCGGCGCGATTGCCAAAGTTATCCATCGCACCGACTTTGATGATGCACTCGAGTGCACGCTTCCCCACAGCGCGCAGGTCCACACGGCGGGCAAAGTCGTTCAGGTCTTTGAACTTGCCATTGGCATTGCGTTCGTCCGTGATGAGTTCCAACGCGGCCTTACCGACATTCTTCACCGCACCAAAACCAAAACGAATGTTGGGCTTGCCATCGATATCTTCGATCTCAAAATCCCAACTCGAAGTGTTGATCTCCGGTTGAAGAACGGGAATGCCCATACTGCGCGTATCAGCAACGTAGAGAGCAACCTTCTCGGTAGCACCTGCAGAAGCCGTAAGAGTAGCCGCCATAAATTCAGCAGGATAATGTGCCTTGAGGAATGCAGTTTCCACCGCGATGACGCCATAATCTGCGGCATGGGACTTGTTGAAACCGTAACGCGCGAACTCTTCCCAGTCCGTATAAATGGCCTCGGCGGTTTCTTTTTCGATGCCCTGCTTGACCGCACCGTTTACAAATTTATTGCGATGCTTTTCAATGTCTTCTTTTTTCTTTTTCGAGATCGCCTTACGCAATTCATCTGATTCAGATGGCGTGTACCCTGCCAATTCAACAGCCGCACGCATGAGTTGTTCCTGATAGACAGGAATACCGTACGTGTCG
Proteins encoded in this window:
- a CDS encoding DNA polymerase III subunit alpha produces the protein MSFAHLHVHTEYSMLDGFSNIKKLVKRVKELEMPAVAITDHGTMFGVMDFYKAATSEGIKPIIGVEAYMAARGMADRDSKLDRSSFHLLLLAENETGYKNLLKISSAAQLDGFYYYPRIDRDFLAAHSEGIICTSGCMSAEIPRALLNDNPEEAVRRMNWYYDVFGKDRFFVELQQHNIKEITDLNKKLLEMGARYAANYIATNDVHYINQTDARLQDILLAVQTNSLLSDKDRMRMTDDSYYLRTPQEMSALFAEVPEALSNTLLIAERCNVDLSFKGYHLPDFSVPEGYTAETYLRHLCNVGAGKRYGDRATSQQVQERLDYELSVIHKMGFDAYFLIVWDLCRYALENGIWYNARGSAAGSIVAYVLEIALVDPLHHNLLFERFLNPGRVSMPDIDLDFRDDRRSEMLEYCVRKYGSDKVAQIITFGTMGTKAALRDVARVMDIPLPEVDRVAKLVPFVSGRNSTMEDALAIPEFKEIYDSQPHLRELIDTAAKMEGTVRNAGTHAAGVVISDKAIVEYLPLHRPTSNSEETPIKTVTQFEMGILDSLGMLKVDFLGLITLSVMAKACDLIEKRHGVKYDLNNIPLDDPKAFELMGTGQTAGVFQVEGGGMTRWLVQMKPKTLDNIIAMVALYRPGPMAFIPDYIARMKGEAEVEYRHPKMEPIFSDTYGIPVYQEQLMRAAVELAGYTPSESDELRKAISKKKKEDIEKHRNKFVNGAVKQGIEKETAEAIYTDWEEFARYGFNKSHAADYGVIAVETAFLKAHYPAEFMAATLTASAGATEKVALYVADTRSMGIPVLQPEINTSSWDFEIEDIDGKPNIRFGFGAVKNVGKAALELITDERNANGKFKDLNDFARRVDLRAVGKRALECIIKVGAMDNFGNRAALLASLDRIVSISNNHFRAAEAGQMSLFGESTGVTEEIILPEVNNVDKREMLGWERELIGLYISDHPLTPYQETFRQIVSYFSGQLNEASHEEKVRVAGLVTSVRPYTTKTNKAMGFVTLEDIQGNFDLVLFPRTWEKTRELLTVGQIVIVEGKVDANSTPPKILVDTVRTEIKILEPLVEVAPQSKPISDSALEALSQPKPDSHVKDIKIQSTQPKSSSAQPQPKADPVKQIIQQQPKQNGPLTKNIPTKPSVPPPVRQIAEKPVETYVADLDVDGMPPPPDNFPDDWDTQWQPSFEDAVVASKPEPKFKKTEPITPPRVQLATAPVVTPDVDMEQDEATHEAVVTSIKSIYVPLAKEEDKDHPPKQITVNLRSSGNKDEDRRRIKTIFGTLISFHGRDRFSFQIFENGGRHLIDFPNDTTRICPELLTRLKKVIGEESWKVEEITFQ